The Aneurinibacillus migulanus genome contains the following window.
CTATATTATCAGGTAATTTATTTACGATTTCTTCTCCGATTTTAATAGAAGCGGTCGCTGCTGGAGATGGAGCGTTACATACATGAAGCGAGCTTTTACCCGGGAAGATAGCGAAGTCATCCACCATGTTTCCGTTGTGCATGAGCGCCTGCGCCCGTACGCCTGCATGAGTCGGAACGATATCCTTTTCCGTAAGCTCTGGAATCAGGCGTTGCAAGCTTTGCAGAAATGCCTGCTTGCTGAAAGATCGTACCATTTCCTTCATGCCCTCTTTCATATTTGGCATGGCCATTTTCCAGAAGCCTGGATACGTTAATACCTCCAACAAATCTTTTATATTGATATCTGACTTCGTGTACCCTTCACGTTTAAAGGCCAGTACCGCATTTGGACCCGCGTGAACTTCCCCATTAATCATACGGGTAAAGTGAACGCCGAGAAACGGAAAGTCCGGGTTCGGTACCGGGTAAATTAGATGTTTAACAAGATGCCGTTTCTCTGGGGCAAGCTCATAATATTCGCCACGGAATGGCACAATTTTCATGCCGGTGTGCATGCCGGCCATTTTTGCTACGCGGTCGCTGTGCAGTCCGGCACAGTTAATCAGGAAACGGGCTTTTAGTGTGCCACGGTTCGTTTCAATTGTAACTCCCTGTGCTTCTTCAGCGATGTTCTCCACCTTCGTGCCGAGGCGGATATCACCACCACCTTCCCCGATAATCCTGGCAAAAGTTCTGGAAACACCTTTATAATCAGCAATACCACAGCTCGGTACGCGAAGTGCCCCAAGACCTGCCACATGCGGCTCGATTTCTTTAAGCTCTTCCGGCCCAATTTTTTGCACAGCCAATTCATTCTGTAGGCCGCGCTCATACAGATTATCCATTAATGGAAGCTCTTCTGGTTCCGTCGCGACAATGACTTTACCACATACATCATATGCGATGCCATGCTCTTCGCAGAATTGTACCATGGCCGCGTTGCCTTCCCTTGCAAAACGTGCCTTATAACTACCTGGTTTATAGTAAATACCGGAGTGAATTACACCACTGTTATGACCGGTTTGATGATGAGCCCAATCCTTCTCCTTCTCAATCATGACAATTTTTGCACCCGGGTACCGCTTCGTCAATGCCATTCCGGTTGATAACCCTACAATCCCTCCACCGACTATCGCAAAATCATACATGCTGTCTTCCTCCTCTAATCCAGCTATGGAATATTGTGCTATGATTTTTATTTATATGCCATCTAAGGCAGGTCTTCAAGAGAAGAACCTGCCTAAAATATCCAACTATATGTTATTTTTATTATACTCGAGTGAAGCATCCTCGTTGACGCATCAGTTCACGATGCAACTCTGGGTGCTTCTCGAATGCCGCACGCCCGTGCATCCAGAATGTATTGTTCAGGATTACCAAATCTCCGATCGGAAGCTTCAGCGCGAGAGTCGCCGGAGAGTTTTCCAGAGATTCGGACATTTCTTTCAAATACATCGCTTGCTCAATCGTTTCCGGATATGCGAATTGATCAATGAAGCAAATGCAAGGCTTGTTATTAATATCAAAAAACGTTTCGCGTTGTACGGTTTGCTGTACGTTTTTGCTTGGCGGTGCTTTGTATGTGATTTTGGTCGTAGCAAGCGGATGCTTGCTAAATTTATCCAAGTCCTCCCAATCATCAAGGTGAATCAGACGAGATTCTCCGCCGACCGCATTTTTCTCATCCATTTTCATCATTAGAAGCCAGTCTGTTGGCTCATCAACGAACGTACCGTCGGTATGCAGTGTAAATAAACGATAGGCCTGACGCAAGTATGAATCACTGTTATCCGTATCATTTACTGTAAAGCGGGCATAGAACGTTCCAGTCATTGCATCGAAGTTCGGAATGCCGATAAGGTGCGTCAGTGCCGTCGCAAACTTAACAAATTCTCCTCTATCTTCTGTTTGACCCTGTACACCAATCGTAAAGCCACCAGTTTCGCGCTCGTTTACGATGTTTCGGATGTTCTCCATGAACGATTCGCCGAACAGTTCACGGAACTGATGCGCCAAGATTTGACGGGAATATGGAACGTATTGCAGAGATTGCTCGCTTGCTTCCTTGCAGCTGGCAAAGAATTGTTGGAGCAGTTGGTTGTTCAATTGAATATGGTACATTCTTTTATGCTGCGGATGCGGCATAATTTCATAGCCTGGTTGCTTCGTAATATACTTCATTTCTACTTTTGTTTCCATTGCTGTTGCCATACTTGGTTC
Protein-coding sequences here:
- the lhgO gene encoding L-2-hydroxyglutarate oxidase; translated protein: MYDFAIVGGGIVGLSTGMALTKRYPGAKIVMIEKEKDWAHHQTGHNSGVIHSGIYYKPGSYKARFAREGNAAMVQFCEEHGIAYDVCGKVIVATEPEELPLMDNLYERGLQNELAVQKIGPEELKEIEPHVAGLGALRVPSCGIADYKGVSRTFARIIGEGGGDIRLGTKVENIAEEAQGVTIETNRGTLKARFLINCAGLHSDRVAKMAGMHTGMKIVPFRGEYYELAPEKRHLVKHLIYPVPNPDFPFLGVHFTRMINGEVHAGPNAVLAFKREGYTKSDINIKDLLEVLTYPGFWKMAMPNMKEGMKEMVRSFSKQAFLQSLQRLIPELTEKDIVPTHAGVRAQALMHNGNMVDDFAIFPGKSSLHVCNAPSPAATASIKIGEEIVNKLPDNIVSELKSLVVPAVTV
- the glaH gene encoding glutarate dioxygenase GlaH, which translates into the protein MATAMETKVEMKYITKQPGYEIMPHPQHKRMYHIQLNNQLLQQFFASCKEASEQSLQYVPYSRQILAHQFRELFGESFMENIRNIVNERETGGFTIGVQGQTEDRGEFVKFATALTHLIGIPNFDAMTGTFYARFTVNDTDNSDSYLRQAYRLFTLHTDGTFVDEPTDWLLMMKMDEKNAVGGESRLIHLDDWEDLDKFSKHPLATTKITYKAPPSKNVQQTVQRETFFDINNKPCICFIDQFAYPETIEQAMYLKEMSESLENSPATLALKLPIGDLVILNNTFWMHGRAAFEKHPELHRELMRQRGCFTRV